TTGTAATCacataaaattttatttgaaaCTCTATTAACCTTCGAATTACATTTCAGTCCTATTTAAATATGTGAGACCAACAGAAACTATACGTCACGGGTTGtggaaattgaaaacaaaacctCGATCTTCTTGACTTGTCCCTTTTGTTGTGCACTTTTACCTTCTCTGACCATATGAATCATTCTGCAACGGTGAGCAATGATCTACTGTGATTATAAACCTCAATGTTACTTATTGATACTATTACAAAAATAGTACTATATATATTATAGGCATTTTATCATATATTTGCGTACCCCATAGATATACAAGTACATGAATAATAAtcctagttgttcaaaaggtgatCCAAGTTTCCTGGCAAAGTTGTCTTAAGTTTCACTTTCCTCCTTAAAACCAATAAATTGGGTTATTAAACTAGGTTCTAGGTCCATATGCAAATCTCCAACAGCAGGGGCAAACTAGAGTGAAGGATAAGGCTTAACATTGCTTTAATTTCGTTGATAAAGTCGGATCTCCAAAAAGCTTTTCATTAAGCTCAGTTCAGGTCAGGTCAGGGAAAATCTCGTAGAGAAATCTGGCCTGCTACAGGTAACCTGTAAACCAGTACTACCTGTTTCAGGGTCTACGGCGACTAAACCGTCTCCGCCACCAAATTCCAGGAGGTTTATGGTGAGGAGGATGGCTGGACACCGTGTTGAAACTAAAAACAAGATTCAACTTTAAGGGCGTATGAgctcaactgagccaccggccATCCAGCAAGTACAATTGAACCTGCTGCCTTGAGGGTTATGCCTTTTTAGGCAAAGGCCATGGGAAGGAACCGTAACAGAAATTACCTCACCATCCCGCAGTGCCAAGCGTGGCGAGTATGGCAAACCCCCTGGAAACCATGACCATGATCGACAATAACAAGCCAAGGCCCTCAGTCCCCAGCAGCTCTGAAGCACCTTCTCAAGGCAGCGGGAAGGAAGACAACAGAGCGGAGGGTACTAAGAAACTCTCGGTTCGGACAGGCTGCCATTGGAATATGAGAATCTGCACCTACAATGCCAGATCACTATCCTCAGACGACAGAATGCTAGAGTTTGGGGATGACCTCGCAAAGATAAATTTTGATGTCGTGAGAATCAGCGAAGTTCGAAGGAAGGGAGAAGGCTGCTTCTCTCTGGCAAACAGTGGTCACAACCTATATCACATTGGCGGCAATACGTGTCATAGGGGGGTCGGTTTCGTGGTACACAAGAACATTACCGGATATGGCACCAGCTTTAAGGGCGTATCCGACAGATTAGCCCAGCTCACCATTAAGATCAATGGAAAATACCATATGAATATAATTCAGGCTTATCTTCCAACAATAAGCCATACTGATGAAGAGGTGGACATAGTATATGAGGACATGGACAACCTTATTACAAATACCAAGGCCCACTTTAACATCATTATGGGTGACTTCAATGCTAAAGTTGGCTTGGATGAACTATCAAAGTCCTGTAAAGGCGCGTTTGGGCTCGGCAGGGGCAACAGCAGAGGGGATTCCATTATTAACTTTGCGGAACAGCATCAGCTAAAAATCATGAACACGTTCTTCAAAAAGTCACCTACCATGCGTTGGACATGAATCTCCCCAGATGGGACTATAAAAAATGAGATCGACTTGCATCCTCACAGACAAGCCTCATATTGTTACAGACGTAACTGttataaataggtttaacaCGGGCAGCGACCACCGCCTGGTACGGGGCACATTGGCCATAAA
The sequence above is a segment of the Montipora foliosa isolate CH-2021 chromosome 2, ASM3666993v2, whole genome shotgun sequence genome. Coding sequences within it:
- the LOC137991416 gene encoding craniofacial development protein 2-like, producing MANPLETMTMIDNNKPRPSVPSSSEAPSQGSGKEDNRAEGTKKLSVRTGCHWNMRICTYNARSLSSDDRMLEFGDDLAKINFDVVRISEVRRKGEGCFSLANSGHNLYHIGGNTCHRGVGFVVHKNITGYGTSFKGVSDRLAQLTIKINGKYHMNIIQAYLPTISHTDEEVDIVYEDMDNLITNTKAHFNIIMGDFNAKVGLDELSKSCKGAFGLGRGNSRGDSIINFAEQHQLKIMNTFFKKSPTMRWT